GGAACACCACTATCCAATGCGACCCCGTCACCCATTGAGAACCCATAACCAACTGAGATCCCCATCACCCACTGAGATCTCATCAACCACTGAGATCTCACCACCCATTGGGATTCCACTACCTACTGGGACTCCACCGCCCACTGGGACTCCATTAGCCACTGAGATCCCCTACTGGGGGACCCAATAGGACCCCATCACCCACTGAGAACTCATCACCTACTGAGATCCCACCATCCAGTGGGATCTCATCACCCACTGAGGTTTCCATCACCTACTGGGACCCCATCAGCCACTGAAGTCCCCTACTAGGGGACTCAATAGGACCCCAACACCAATTGAGTACACATCACCCACTGAGGTCGCCATCACTCACTGCAGTCCAGCCACCCACTGGGATCCCATCACCCACTGGGACCCCATCACCCAATGGGAACACCACTACCCACTGGGAACCCATCACTCATTGAGGACTCCATTACCCACTGGGATCCCATCATCTACTGGGATTCCATCACCTATTGAGGTTTCTATCACCCACTAGGACCCCATCACCAATGGGAATGCCACTACCCAATGGGACCCCATCACCAACTGAGATCCCATCACCCATTGAGTGTACGCATTGAGTACCCAGTACGCATTGAGACTCCACTACCCATTGGGACCCCCACTACCTATTGGGACCCCATCACTCACTGGGACATCATCACCCATTGGGACTCCATCACCCATTGAGGTCCTCATCATCCATTGGGATCCCATAATCTACTGAGATCTCCATCACTCATAGGAATCCCATCACCCACTGAGAACCCATAACCCACTGGGACCCCCATCACCCACTGAGATCCCATCACCCATTGAGATCTCACCACCCACTGGGATCCCACTACTCACTGGTACTCCACTACCCATTGGGATCCCATCACCCACTGAGATCCCATCAGCCACTGAGATCCCTTATTGGGGGACCCAATAGGACTCCATCACCCATTGAGAACCCATCACCCACTGAGGCTGCCATCACTCATTGCTGTCCCATCACCCACTGGGACCCCATCACCAACGGGAACACCACTACCCACTGGGATCCCATCACCCATTGAGGTCTCCATCACCAACAGGAACACCACCACCCACTGGGACCCCATCACCCATTGGGATCCCACCAGCCAATGAGGTCTCCATCACTCATTGTGGTCCAGCCACCCACTGGGATCCCACCACCCATTGGGACTCCATCACCAACAGGAACACCACCACCCATTGGGATCTCATCACCTGTTGGGATCCCACCACCCACTGAGGTCTCCATCACCCATTGGGACCCCGTCATCCATAGAGATCCCATCACCCATTGACATCCCACTATACATTGAGACTCCACCACCCATCAGGACCCCACCACCCTTTGGGATCCCATCACCCACTGGGATCCCATTACCCACTGAGACCTCCATCACCCAATGAGGTCCCATCACCCATGGGGATCCCACCCCCTATTAAGGTCTCCATCACCAATGGCACCCCACACCGAAGGGCCCCGTCCCACTGACGCCGCACGGAACCACGCGGAGacctatttttctctttttttttcctcttttttttctcctttttttttttttttgcacaaaaacAGTACATTTATTCAAGTGTTCTCCAGCACAGGTACATTAGAAAGGAGCTCATCTTTATGGTATTTTTCCGGGCaccagagaaaaaataaaaaggcgGATGGGATGGGAGCGGGACGGACAGACTTCCTACACCTGCTGCACGCATTTGACCTCTTAATTAGTTCAGAACAGCAATGTCACGAGCAATACTCACACAGATACAACAGAGCGCCGGGCAGTGGCCGCAGGCGAACCGTACGGTGAAATGTACACAGCTCCCGGCAATAAATAGAGAAGCgaccctaaaaaaaaaaccaaacaaaaacgaaaaaaaaaaaaaaaccgaaaaaaaaaaaaaaaccccaaaacaacgCGAAAACGAAAGGAACGAAccgagagagagagagagagagagagagagagagagagagagagaaaggaggatgaggaggaggaggaggaagggcgCGGGCGCGGGGCGGAATGTggcgcgggcggcggggcccggcggaGGAGCGGTCCCAACTCGACGCGGCGATCCCTCGGGGCAGCACACGGCGTTCCCCACACGGCGGCGCTGCGGCGGCTTCCAGGGCGCGGGGCGGAAACACGCGAGCGCGGCTGGCTTCAAGTACAAagttaaaatgccttttttttttttttttgggtttttttcttttttttttctttttttttttcatttttttcattttttttctcttatttttttttcctttcctcttttcctttttctgttctcctttcatttttttttctttcattttttcccccattttttttcctttcattcgcttctcctttttttttttcgtcttttttttatgatttttttttttttgccttttacttttttaataataatatatcAGAGTAAAATTATAGTGCTCTTTGAAACTCCACTACGAGAAAACGAAACAAACAGTCATTGTCCGGACAGCAGACTTAAGTTAACAATATATATTCTTAATAAAACGTTTTAGCACCGTGTTTGTCACCTATCCCTCAGCGGATCTTAAGGAATTTAggtttcgtttttttttttttaattttttttttaatttttctttattttttctttctttttttttttttaaatctagggCTGTGCAACAAAAGGTGTCTGTTTGTCTTAAAAAAAGCTGTGGGTCGGGGACGTTAAAAACGGAACTCTTTCCCCACGCATCCCCCATAGCGGGGGCCGCTGCCGCGGGCGCCTTCCAGTTGTGCTGCAAcggaggagctgctgcttccctgtgcTGCATTGCACCGCGTGCTGCAGGGCCGTGCATCGCTTGCTCTGGTGCTGCAGGGCCGTGCACAGCTCGCATCGGGTGTCGCAGCGCCCCGCACGACCTgcgagcagtgctgcaggtccGTGCAAAGTGTGCACCCTCTGCTGCTGGGCCATGCAGGGCCTGCGACCTGTGCTGCAGGGCCACGCCAAGTTTGGAGCCGACGCTGCAGGGCTATGCATTGCTCTGCACCTGGTGTTGCAGGACCACGCACAACCGGCAAACAGCGCTGCAGCACCACGCAATGTTTGCACCCTACGCTGCCGGGCTACGCCAGGTTTGCATCTGGTACTGCAGGGCCATGCCAGGACCTGCATCAGTGCTGCAGGACCCTGCAAAATTGGCACCCTATGCTGCAGGGCCACGCATGGCTTGCATCTGGTGCTGCAGTGCAATGCGGGACGGACAAAGTGCTACAGGACCATGCAGGGTTTGcaccctgtgctgcagggccgTGCAGGGTTTGCATTTGGCGCTTCAGGATTTGCACCCAGCATTGCAGAGTGGTGCAGGATTTGCACTCAGCGCTGCAGGACTTGCACCCAGCGCTGCAGGGCAATGTGGGCTTTGCAGCCATTTTGCAGCACACACCACACAGGCCTTGCACCCAGCACCATGCAggacctgcagcactgccccagcccCGCGGCTTGGCCCCCTCCTAGCACCATGGGGACCCCCCGCCTCGAGCACCTCTCCGAGCACCCTGCAACGCCGCCGGCCGGCTCGCTGCGCATtagccagcacccagcaccgAGCTGCCGGCGGCGGTGGTGGCACGGGGGGGCCGGGGGTGTCCTGGCCCCCGCCCCGCGCACGGGACCCCCCCTTTCACAGTTACAGGAAGAGACGGCAACGGGGCCCCCCCGTGCCTTAGCACCAGTCCCTGCGCTCCCCCCGCGCACCGCATCTGACTCCCGAGCGCTGAGCACCATCCGCACCGCAGCACCGCTGAATGCACCCGGCTCCGGAACtctgctgccaggctgctgtCCTCGCCACTGTCACTGCCACCGTGACTGTCACCACGACCGtcaccatcaccatcatcatGACCGCCAGAGTCACCATCACCATGACCATCATCACAGCTGTCACgatgaccatgaccatgaccatgacccATCACCGAGACTATGACCATCACCATGATCGTCACTGTCACCATGACCATCTCCTTCACTGTCACTGTCATGACTATCACTATGACCACGATCACAACCATGACCACGACTACCACTGTCATCAGGACCATCACCATCAGCATGACCATCACCGTGACTGTCATTGTCACCATGACAGCCACCATAACCATGACCGCCACCAAGACCATGACCATCACCATGACTGCCACCGTCTCTGTCACCGTGACCATCACCATGACTGTCACCGTGACCATAACCATGATCATGACCATGACCATCACTGTCACCATGACCACAATTGCCACCAAGACCATGACTATCACCATGACCGCCATTGTCTCTGtcaccatgaccatgaccatgacccATGACGGTCACCACCACCATCACGCCACCGCAGCATCCCTGCGCTCAGCACAGCACCGGCCGCCCTACGCCCTCCTGCAGCCGCCGCTGCCACGGGTGCAGCATGGACGCACCGTGGTGCCCACCAAAGGGACCGCTGGAACCCATCGCTCCGAAAAAACACCGGCACCGGGGTGGGCTCCAGCCTCGTCCCAAGCCGGCGTTAGCACCAGGGTCCGAGCACCGCTCCGGCACCGCCTCCGCGCCGAAACCTCCGCCCGCTCGGGGCCACGTACGCAGAACAGCACCAGTACGTCAGGCGGGACGGCGCCGCTTCCTTTTGGGACAGAAAAAGGTTATTGCATGAGTCGGGGTGGGGGctcccccccggccccgccggcCCCCTCCACGCGGCTCCGGAAAGCCGCGGCGCGTAAGGCAACGTGGAAGCTGATGTCTCGACTCCCCCCGCTGTTTAAAAGCACCATTATGAAGTCGGGTTGTACAGTAGTAACAGTaccttttatatatatatatatctatatctcATATctatcatatatatataaactgtAAACAAGAGGTAACAGCGGCTCCTAGGATTTGCTTTCTTCAAGGTTTCCCATGTGGTAGGCACCCAAAATATTGTAGAAAAGGTGTGAGTGTGGCGTGCGCGTGTCCGCCGCGTCCCCGCCGGTGCTTCTGCTCCGTGTCACCGCGCGCGGTGCTGCTggcaaggagggagggaggcgcGGGCGCCGCGGCTCCGAGCAGCAGGGACCCAACGAACGGAAAAACCCAGCCAGAAAAGAGCGGAAAACGGAAAAGGTTACCCcgaaaaaaaattaaaaaccgTTTTGGTTGGTCGgttgtctgtttctttttttttttttttttcctcttttattttgtgttttttttccttccttttttttttccttttgttttttttgtctttcggtttgctttttacttttttccttgctttgttttttttccttttgctttgttttttttttccacattttgtttttccatatttcatttttccgCGTTTtgatttttccacattttggttttttttccccacgttTTGTTTCTCCATATTTTGTAtttcccacatttttttccttttattttgttattccatatttttttttccctttgttttttccacattttgtttccatcttttgtttttccatcttctgtttttccgcgttttgtttttttttctgtattttgttttctttccacatttcGTTTTGCCATAATTTGgtatttttccaagttttattttttccttctgttttttattttcatattttgttttttccttttgtttatttccatgttttGATTTCCCATGATGTGTTTtatccatattttattttttcctttcgttttttttttccttctgttttgtgggttttttttttttccttttgttttctttttttgtcctggTGCggtttatttattcattttttttttaatttttttttttctcctggttttAAATAGGCTGAAAGCTGATCGTTGGGGATGGGGAGGCCCCGAGCCCTGCGCTCGGGGAGGCGCGTGCCGGCGGCCGCCGCGCCGTGCTCCCGTCtctctgctgggtgctggctCTTCTCTCGCTCCGCgttttctcttctcttggcATGGATGGTTCGGTTCCGACGCGCTCCGTGGCACAGTCCCCGTCCGGCTCTCCTAAACGCAGGCGAAGTACTCCTTGAGGGGCGCAAAGAGGTGGCGGATCACCGGCACGCTCCAGGATCTGCCGAGCAGTCTCTGCCGGGCCAGGCGGCTCATGTTGGACACGTCCGTGTAGTGCACCGGGAAGCCAAACACCCTGCGGGACGGGGGGACATGGGGTCAGCTGGGTGACAGCGGGGCAGAGGTGGAGGTCCCACGTGCCACGGAGGTTTGGCACATGGAGCTGTGCCACAGAGCCCTGGCATGCAGAGCTATGCTGCGGAGATACGGCAcatggagctgtgccatggACCCTCAGCATGCAGAACTGCACCACAGAGGCacggcatggcatggcacacCACACAGAACTGCACCATACAGGACCAGATCGGCACACGGAGCTGTGCCATGAAGGTTTGGTACATGCCATGGAGGTTCAGCATGTGGAACTGCACACGGAGGCTTGGCGTGCAGAACTGTTCCCAGAGGCTCAGCAGTGTGGAGCTGTGCCACGGAGGCTCGTCACATGGAGGTGCCTCCCACCACCCAGCACCCATGGTACCTCTCCATCTCTGTGCACCACAGGATGTCTTCCTTCTCGTTCATGAAGACGGGGAAGTGCTGGTCTTTGCCCTGCTTGATGGAGTTGGAGCGAGTGGTGATGGTTCGCACTTTGCTGAACTGCAAGAGGCACGGGCTCATTGTCACCGGGTGCAGCACCCAAGGGCAGTGCCATCCCCAGTGCCACAGCTGGGCACCATGACCCCTTGGGGATGTGGCAGGGCCCCCATGCCCCCCATAGGCTGACCTTGGCTATCCTGCCGTGCTCCAGGCACTCCTGGAGTTCCAGCTTGTCATTGACTGTGGACGCCAGCGGCCTGGGAAGGACAGAGGTTGGCATGGGGTGGCAGTGCTATGTCCCCACGTCTCCACGTGGTGGCTTCCCAGGAAGTTTGTTGGgtctccatgtccccacatccccacgtgGTGGCTCCTCAGGATGAGTTTGttgggtccccatgtccccacatcccatgtccccacgtggTGACTCCCCAGGATGATTTTGTAGGGGATGGCTGCAGCCATGTGAGGAGCATCAATGCCCATTGCCCACAGGTATTTTGGGGACTCTGGGGGGCTGCAGAGCCATGGTGGCACCCAGTGCTGGACCCAAGCCAAGAGGGCAGCCCCAAATACACACACAGGGTTGGGGGGCTCTCACCAACCTGTTCATACCGGGAAGGTTACCCCAGAAGTACCGCGCCCGGTGCGCCGCAGACACCTCTTTGGCATCAATCATGACAGGGTTGGActggcagagcacagagagGTCAGGGGTCACCGGGGGCTCTGCAGGGCCCAGGGTGCTCcatgggatggggatgtggaGAGGCACTGACCTCGAGGAAGCGCGAGATGTCCCTTTTGTCGCTCACCCCCATGGCCACCACGTTCTCAAAGAGCCAGAAGAAGGGTCGGTCATCACCCTCCTTGGGCCGCGCTTCGTGCAGGAGGCGGTAGAACTCAAAGAAGAGGCGCCCGGTGCCCTCTGAGCAGGAGACAGTGGCATCAGCAGAGGGATTGAGGGGAGTGACAGGAGGATGTGGTGAGGGGACACTGCGAGGGGGACACTGATGGAGACACACTGATGGGGAAATggcaaagaaatgcaaagggaACATGGCAAGGGGACACAGTGATGGGGACATGGTGATGGGGACGTGGAAGGAAAATGGTGAGGAGATGCAGAGGGGACATGGTGAAGGGACATGATGAGAGGACAGAGTGAGGGGATGCGGCGAGGGGTACAGTGAGGGGACATAATGAGGTGAGGGGACATAGCAAGGGGATGCAGTGATGGTGATGCAGTGAGGGGACATGGCGAGGGGATGCGGAGAGGACGTAGCCTTACCATACAGCCCCTTCCTGGCTGGGTTCACAATAGAGAGGTCGTTGCAGGGGCTGCCCCCGATGACCAGGTCGAAGGGGCCCCACTCCTGTATCTGGGGGAGGAAGCACGTGGTGAGCTGGGGGATGCCCCAAACGTGGGGATGCCATGGGACAGTGGGATGGGGGCATGGACCCGGCATCACTCCTGTGTTGGAGGAGACATACGTGTTTCTGGGTGACGTTTCGGACGTCTCCGACGTACATGATCTTGCCCTGGTGCCTCACCATGCCCACAGTGATGGAGTCCTCGCACACCTCGGAGGCGATGTAGCGGTCCACCTGGATGCCCAGGTCCTTCAGCACCAGCAGGCCTGTGGGCAGGGGGCCAGGTCGGCGAGCAGTGGGACAGGGGTCTCAGCCCACCTCCCTGTCCCATATGTCCTGCCTCATCTCTTCCCACCTCATCCCATTCCATTCTGTCCCATCCCATGTCACTTCCTTGTTCCACCCCATTCCGTGTCATTATGTCCCATTCTATTCCATGCCAATACGTCCTATCCTGTTCCATTCCATCCCATGATGTCCTATCCacttccatcccatccccatcccatcatgTCCCATCTCAACTCATCacattccattccattctgtCCCAGCCCATGCCATAATGTCCCATCCTAACCCACCATGTTCCATCATGTCCCGTCCCATTACATTACATCCAGTCTCATCCTGTCCTGTCCAATCCCGCTCTATCCTGTCccattatgttttatttcatcctATTATGTCCTACTCCATCCTATTCTTTCCCATCCCATTACGTCCCCTTATGCCCTATCCTGTCTCATCCCATCATGTCCCATCCCATATCACTTCCCCATCCCATTCTGCTCCATTCAgtcccaccccatcccatgaCATCATGtcccatcctatcccatcccattACATCCCACCTCTTCCCCTTATGTCCCATCTCATCCCATTCCATCCTGTGCTATTATGTCCTATCCCACCCCACCTCCACATCCTGTCCCATCCTAACTCCCCAGCCCACTCCATTCTCCCCAGGGGTGGGTGCCACCAtccagctgcccccagccccacagaccCACCGGTGGCAATGCCATCGAACAGCGACAGCACACGGATGGGCTTCCTCTTCTCGGCGGGGACAGGCGGGTATACCTTGGGCGGATCCTACAAGCAATGGGGCACGGGGGTATGAGGCTgaggcagcagtgccacaggATGGGGGGGTCTGGAGGATGATAGGTGACACTCACAAACTCCTGGTCATGGTTGTTGGCGAAGAACATCTGGAGGCGTGACGGCCAATCTTCGCGCCGCCGCAGGAGCCCGTAGACGCCCTTATGGCCGCACATGTAACAGTTCCAGGGGTCCTCCTTGATGGCTGCCtgcgcagcccccggccccacCAGCAGGTCCACACACTCCACACAGAAACACCTGGGGTGGGGGGACATGTGTCAGGGTGGGGGTCTCGGTGCCACCCAGGCACACTGTGTTGGTGACAGTCCCCATGTGCCACCATCTCCTCCATTTCATCCCTATTAGACAACCCCTTCCCATTGCAAGCCCCCACACTTTGTGGggcccctccagccccacagaagccccccccccagctgctccccccACCTGCAGCAGTTGTTGTTGCCACACATGAGCACCTCACGCCCTCCGCAGCAGATGGTGCAGTAGGACTGGTATCCGTCGTCATCGTACTGGTACGCGCATTCCAGAAAGCAGTTCTGGGGGTAGAGGGCATGGCATCAGTGTGGGCCCCCCACCCCATAGCCCTGTGTGGGGCTGTGAGAGCCCCCCACCTCTCTGCACATACCTTGCAGTTTTGGCACATTCCCCCGATAAACAAAGGGTGCTCCAGGGTGACGTTGAGGCTCCCGCAGGAGATGCAGATATCTGGGGTGGCACACAGGGAGGAGGGGCAGTAAACCAGAGCCCCCCACCCCGGCACCCCAAGGCCCCAATGGGACCACCCCACTTCTCGCCAAGGCTCAGCCATGCCCACGCTGGAGAACCCCAAGGACAAGGAGATGGCAGCCCTGGGGGGGAGGTGGTGCCCCAGAGACCCCCCTGACCATGGGTTGGGGGCTGTTCAgggccctcccagccccactgctgtcAGGGGGTGCTGGAGGCCGCGTGCCGTGCTCACCTTcaatgtttctgcatttctgccGCACCTCGTAGACCAGTCGCTCTGTGGGGGGAGATGTGCTCAGGGTTGGGGGTTAGGGGTGAGAGGGGAACCCCTctgtgcccccagccctgcttgGGGGGTCCCCAAGGTGAAGGGACCCCATTATGGGCACTCCATCATGGACATCCCGCTATGAGCACCCCACTCTGGGCACTCCACCAGGGGTTCTCCGTTACGGACACTTCAACATGGGCTATCCACTGTGGGCACCCCACTACGGTCAGCCCTACAGGCATGGGGCAGCTCTACAACACAGCCCCACGCAGACCCAGGGGGGGCTGTGGGTACCTCGGGTGCGCTCATCGATGATCTCCTTGACCTTGGGTTTCTCTGTTGTGCTTTTCCGGGGCTTTTTGGCGGGTGGGGGTGGCGCGTAGGCAGCGGCTTCTGGCTCGACCCACATCTCTGTGTAAACTTCTTTATAGGGGTTGCGCTCCTCTGTGGGGCAATGGGAGGCCGTGAGCAGGCAGCGTGCATGGAGACAGACCCCTTGTCCCCGTGCCTGTCCAACCGCTCACCCTCGGGAGGCTCCAGGCCCTTGGGGCCGGAGGGCTGGAAGCCGCCCAGCGCCCACTCGATCATCTGCTTGTTCTGGATCTCCACCACCTTGGAGGTGTCTGTCTCGTCGTTCTCGGGGCACGCCGGGAAGatcttccctgctctgctgctcgcCACCTGCACGGGAGCACCCGGCGCTGCGTCACTTCCCGTGTCCCTTCCTGGTGCCATTCCCAGCCACATGTGCACTGACTGAGCGCCACGTTCTCAGCAGTGCCATGTCCTCGTGTCCCCTCCTGGTGCCACTCCACAAATGCTGGCCCCCAACTTCCCCAGCCGCATCTGCACCGTgccctgctctcagcagtgcCACGTCCCCGATGTCCCCTCCCGGTGCCACCAGTGCTCACCTGCAGCACCTCGTAGATGGCTTTGCGGTACATGGGCTGCTTGTTGTAGGTGGCCTGGTGGAAGGCGCTGGAGAAGGAGCTGAGGGGCAGGAGCTTCTCCACGCAGACCTGCAGGAGGGGACGCGGTGGCCATCACCCACAAGGGGACACGCCAAGGACGGCGCGCAcggagcagggctgccactcaccacTGAGAACTTGCCGTCCCCGAACCACATCACCCAGCGGGTGCCCTCGGCTGCCCGGCTGCGTCCCGTCATCCACCAGGACACGATGCGCCCCGGCCACCAGGAGAAGCCACGTAGCTTGCCCCACACCAGCTCGCCGATGCCGAAGCCCCGACCGTCCTGCGGGTACGGGGGGCACAAGGAAGGGACAGCGTTAGGGCTGCCCTCGAGATGGCCCTGGCCCCGCACAGTGCTGGCGGCGTGGGATGTGCTCACCTCGTACTCGGGCTCGTCATCGGCTGACTTGGATGTGTTCTTGTCGACAGCGTCGGCCACCACAGGCTCAGGCGTGGTGGCCACGTTGGGCGAGGCAGGGTCAGTGGGCTGCTGCGAGGCGGGGGGGCtggcctcctcctccttctgcgGCTCGGCCCGCGGCGTCTCCTCCACCACGTTCATCACGGCGATCACTTTTGCCTTCTTCTCCGCCTGGCGGGAGAGAGGTGTCAGGGCAGTGCAGGAAAccctcatcccatcccaccgCATCCATATCCCACGACATCCTCATCCTATCCCACTGCATCTGTACCCCACCCCaacctcatcccatcccatcctagCTCATCACATCCTCGTCCCATCCTATTGCAACCTcatcatcccatcccatcctcatcTCATCGTATCATATCATATCCCATCCCACCGCAGCCCCACTCAGCCCCGTTGCATTCCACCCCATCACATCCCCATCCTATCCCGCTGCCTCTGATCCTCACCCTACCATATCCTCACCCCATCGCATCTTCACCCCGTTGCATTCCATCCCATCCTCCTCACGTCACACTGCATCCTCATTCCACCCCATCCTCATCTCCATCTCCGTGTCCCCAccctcatcccatcccaccatctccatcccatccccaccccccGGGGACagctgccccccccccagcaccaacccctgggggCCGTGCCACGTGTCACAACCTGCTCCCCCTCGTTCCCATGCCTCGCTTTCCCCCTGCATTGCTCATACCCCAATACCTGGCCAAGCTGTGCCAAACTCAGCTGAGCTGGACCAGACCTGGGCCAAACCGTCCCAAACTCAGAGAAGTTGGACCGGGTTGGGCCAAACCGTGCCAAACTCAGCGGAACTGGACCAAACGGTGTGAAACTCAGCCAAGTTGGACTGGACCGTGCCAAACTGTGACAAAATCAGCTAAGCTGGACCACACCGTACCAAACTCAGCCAAACTGGACCAGACCCAGGCCAAACCGTGTCAAACGTAGCCAACTTGGACCAGACTGGACCAAACTGTGCCAAACTCAGCTTGAGACGCACTGGACTGGACTATACCATGCCAAACTCCGCCGACCTGGCCAAACCATGCCAAACTCTGCCAAGCTGGCCCGGACCAGGCCAACCTGCGCCAAACCACACCGCGTGGAGTTCAGCCCAAACCGTGCCAAACTCAACCGAAGCGGCCCAAGCTGCACCAAGTCGTGCTGGGCTGAGCCGTGCCACCCCCGTGCCCACCCCACGCAGCCACCTACCCATGCGGGCTGGGCGCTGTGGCCGGACCGGaccgagccgagccgagccaAGCCGTGCTGTACCGTaccgtgccgtgccgtgccgagCCGGGGGCACGGCTGGCGGTTCTTTGTCTGGGAACTCCGGGTCACATGGTCCCAATCGGCCCGGCTGGTTGGCTGCGGGGCACCCGGCTCGGCCCGCCCCCCCCGCACGGCTCGGcccggctcggcccggcccggagCGCTGCCCTTTGTCCCGGCGCTGGGCTCCTTTCGTGCCGCGGTGCGGAGGGACAAAGGGGGACGGCTCCGCAACCCGGCCGTGGGGTGGCACGGGGGGGTCGGctcggcacggcacggcacggtACCACAAAGCGGCTGCGGGCGCCTCGAAGTGCGTCCCGACACCACGATGTCCCCCGGGTGTCCCCGGAGAGCCGGGTGTCCCCAAATGCACCCACCTCGGGAGCACCCCAGACTAACTCCGGGCACCTCAAAGTGTGCCACCGGACAGACAGATGTCCCCCAGGTGCCCCCAAAGAGCCGCGTGTCCCCAGCTGCATCCAATTAAGCATCACCCCAAAGCAAATCTCCCCAACACCCCAAAGCATACCCCCCAGCTGCCAGGTGTCCCCAAGGAGCCGGCTGTTCCCAAATGCACCCACCTGAGCAGCACCCCAAAGCGAATCCGGACACCCCAAACCGTGCCCCCAACAGCCACACGTCCCACGGGCTCGCAGCCCCCCGGCCCCACACCGTGCCACCACCTCTGCCCCGAGGCGTGGGGACCCCAGAGCTGACACA
The sequence above is drawn from the Numida meleagris isolate 19003 breed g44 Domestic line chromosome 3, NumMel1.0, whole genome shotgun sequence genome and encodes:
- the DNMT3A gene encoding DNA (cytosine-5)-methyltransferase 3A isoform X5, with amino-acid sequence MVESSDTPKDTAAVPKCPPPCPEASPAEPLPNGDLEADGAQWKGAEEGGASPKSGRPEEDETESLADGETGRALENGRCTPKEGLDAPADEGELAPSDPQKKRGRRKLLEATEKSKEEKEENNFDSLKMEGSRGRLRGGLGWESSLRQRPMQRHTFQAGDPYYISKRKRDEWLARWKREAEKKAKVIAVMNVVEETPRAEPQKEEEASPPASQQPTDPASPNVATTPEPVVADAVDKNTSKSADDEPEYEDGRGFGIGELVWGKLRGFSWWPGRIVSWWMTGRSRAAEGTRWVMWFGDGKFSVVCVEKLLPLSSFSSAFHQATYNKQPMYRKAIYEVLQVASSRAGKIFPACPENDETDTSKVVEIQNKQMIEWALGGFQPSGPKGLEPPEEERNPYKEVYTEMWVEPEAAAYAPPPPAKKPRKSTTEKPKVKEIIDERTRERLVYEVRQKCRNIEDICISCGSLNVTLEHPLFIGGMCQNCKNCFLECAYQYDDDGYQSYCTICCGGREVLMCGNNNCCRCFCVECVDLLVGPGAAQAAIKEDPWNCYMCGHKGVYGLLRRREDWPSRLQMFFANNHDQEFDPPKVYPPVPAEKRKPIRVLSLFDGIATGLLVLKDLGIQVDRYIASEVCEDSITVGMVRHQGKIMYVGDVRNVTQKHIQEWGPFDLVIGGSPCNDLSIVNPARKGLYEGTGRLFFEFYRLLHEARPKEGDDRPFFWLFENVVAMGVSDKRDISRFLESNPVMIDAKEVSAAHRARYFWGNLPGMNRPLASTVNDKLELQECLEHGRIAKFSKVRTITTRSNSIKQGKDQHFPVFMNEKEDILWCTEMERVFGFPVHYTDVSNMSRLARQRLLGRSWSVPVIRHLFAPLKEYFACV